In a genomic window of Bacillota bacterium:
- a CDS encoding BamA/TamA family outer membrane protein has protein sequence MGRLKKVLIFVAIVAVMFGAMATGPAAIGAETQGNKIVAVEVQGNSNIPSETILDAVRVKAGDTLSEEKVKADMKAISDLGYFYNVSAKTVPQAGGVRLVYEVVENPKLKSITFKGNKMVSTEKLDLLMSVKINDVLNVKKLNGDLERILKYYYNQGYSARISDVSVTPEGAVTVSIVEATVGAIKVEGNQKTKARVITREISVKPGDTFDVNKIREDMRRIYNLGIFENVDVKLDLNKETDSYTVNYVVKERRTGSANLGVAWSSTEGFLGYIDVGDENFLGNHQKVNLRWEFGANKNMYEIGFFEPWLDANRTSLGFNLYNRRADIERSWDSEVYTYSPDPGNPPEKVKYTEIRRGGDVTVGRPLNLDTRLYLTLRIDDTDLQPITEGLGWVNPASGETRSITVAAVNDTRDNVMNPSAGSRKKLSVELAGGLLGGDYTFGKYQVDGSTYFKTWPNQVLALHLAAGFSSGELPLTEQYKVGGSESIRGYKYGRFYGDKMVYANAEYRFRITKGLQGVLFADAGNAWANDEAMDLNSLYTGLGAGVRIDTPIGLLRIDYGTGREGGQTYFSFGQTF, from the coding sequence GTGGGAAGGTTGAAGAAGGTGCTGATTTTTGTAGCTATCGTGGCAGTCATGTTCGGAGCGATGGCGACGGGTCCGGCCGCCATCGGAGCGGAGACCCAGGGGAATAAGATCGTTGCCGTGGAGGTCCAGGGCAACTCGAATATCCCATCCGAGACCATTCTCGATGCCGTGAGGGTCAAGGCCGGCGACACGCTTTCAGAGGAAAAGGTCAAGGCGGATATGAAGGCCATCAGCGACCTGGGATACTTCTATAATGTAAGCGCGAAGACCGTGCCCCAGGCCGGTGGCGTCCGGCTGGTTTACGAGGTGGTCGAGAACCCGAAGCTCAAAAGCATTACGTTTAAAGGCAATAAGATGGTCAGCACGGAAAAGCTAGACCTGCTCATGAGCGTGAAGATCAATGATGTTCTCAATGTCAAGAAGCTGAATGGCGACCTCGAGAGGATTCTGAAGTATTACTACAACCAGGGCTATTCGGCCCGGATATCCGATGTCAGCGTCACCCCGGAAGGTGCGGTGACGGTCTCGATTGTCGAGGCCACTGTCGGGGCTATAAAGGTCGAGGGGAACCAGAAGACGAAGGCAAGGGTGATCACCAGGGAGATATCGGTCAAGCCCGGGGATACATTCGACGTCAATAAGATCCGGGAGGATATGAGGCGTATATACAACCTCGGCATATTTGAGAATGTCGATGTCAAGCTCGATCTCAACAAGGAGACCGATAGCTACACCGTAAACTACGTTGTCAAGGAGCGCCGCACCGGCAGCGCAAACCTGGGGGTTGCCTGGAGTTCGACGGAGGGATTCCTCGGGTACATAGATGTCGGCGATGAGAACTTCCTCGGGAACCACCAGAAGGTCAACCTGAGATGGGAATTTGGCGCTAACAAGAATATGTATGAGATAGGCTTCTTCGAGCCCTGGCTTGATGCAAATAGGACATCCCTCGGTTTCAACCTCTACAATCGCAGGGCCGATATCGAGAGAAGCTGGGATAGCGAGGTTTACACGTATAGTCCCGATCCTGGGAACCCTCCTGAAAAGGTAAAGTACACGGAAATCCGCAGGGGTGGCGATGTCACAGTCGGGCGGCCGCTCAACCTCGATACCCGGCTCTACCTGACCCTGAGAATCGATGACACAGATCTGCAACCTATAACCGAGGGCCTGGGCTGGGTCAACCCTGCGAGTGGCGAAACAAGGAGCATTACCGTCGCTGCCGTCAACGATACACGGGATAACGTTATGAACCCCTCGGCAGGGAGCCGGAAGAAGCTATCCGTGGAGCTTGCCGGTGGACTCCTGGGCGGGGATTACACCTTCGGGAAATACCAGGTCGACGGCAGCACCTACTTCAAGACCTGGCCAAACCAGGTCCTGGCATTGCACCTTGCTGCCGGCTTCTCCAGCGGGGAGCTGCCGCTGACAGAGCAGTATAAGGTAGGCGGATCGGAGTCGATCCGGGGGTACAAGTATGGCCGGTTCTACGGGGATAAGATGGTGTATGCCAACGCGGAGTATCGTTTCCGGATCACCAAGGGTCTCCAGGGCGTCTTGTTTGCTGACGCCGGCAATGCCTGGGCCAATGATGAGGCGATGGATCTCAACAGCCTCTACACGGGCCTCGGCGCCGGAGTGCGCATCGATACACCCATCGGGTTGCTGCGCATCGATTATGGGACCGGGCGCGAGGGGGGACAGACTTACTTCAGCTTCGGCCAGACATTCTAG
- a CDS encoding OmpH family outer membrane protein: MNRINMRALALGVIGIVIVAVIAAGGFSLVSRAAGQDNQVIGYVDVNKIFAEYPDFQKGMAALQKELQAMQKELDAKVAGLDAENKVKMRDEYQAKLDKRKSEVLGPLEKKVNQAIQDAARASGISVVLSNQAVIYGGKDLTDDVVKRLGGSNSKK; encoded by the coding sequence ATGAACAGGATTAACATGAGGGCTCTGGCCCTCGGAGTGATAGGGATTGTCATCGTGGCTGTTATAGCGGCAGGAGGGTTCTCCCTGGTATCGCGGGCCGCGGGGCAAGATAATCAGGTTATTGGCTATGTCGATGTGAACAAGATATTCGCAGAGTACCCCGATTTCCAGAAGGGCATGGCCGCGCTTCAAAAGGAGCTTCAGGCCATGCAAAAGGAACTGGACGCGAAGGTCGCGGGGCTTGATGCCGAGAATAAGGTAAAGATGCGTGACGAATACCAGGCCAAGCTGGATAAGCGCAAATCCGAGGTCCTCGGACCCCTGGAGAAAAAGGTGAACCAGGCGATCCAGGATGCAGCAAGGGCGTCCGGAATCTCTGTGGTGCTCTCAAATCAGGCAGTGATCTATGGCGGAAAGGACCTCACAGATGATGTTGTAAAGAGGCTGGGGGGTTCGAATTCGAAGAAGTAA
- the lpxD gene encoding UDP-3-O-(3-hydroxymyristoyl)glucosamine N-acyltransferase: MVNDLGGKVDAKGTIKVEELALLVGGDIIGGPDGYDIEVEITGAGSIEGAEEGQVTFAVDARHLQAALKGRAACVITSPAALASLPSGPSHVPGSKLLILVKNPRLAFARALEVFAPECEPPAGIHPTSVIGEGVTIGAGVSIGPFVVVEQGARIGDRVVLYPGVYIGHETEIGDGTRIYANAVIRERVRIGRNVLIHSGAVIGGDGFGFVQDDEGVHHKIPQIGTVIIEDEVEIGANACVDRAMMDATIVKRGTKIDNLVQIAHNCQIGRNVIIAGQAGIAGSAVIEDGAVLGGQVGVVDHVRIGRGALIGGMSGVTGSIPPGRFYSGNPARPHEEDLSIEVARRKLPELVKTVKDLEARVAELEKLLNLTRTH, encoded by the coding sequence ATGGTGAATGACTTGGGTGGAAAGGTTGACGCCAAGGGTACAATCAAGGTTGAGGAACTAGCCCTCCTCGTAGGTGGCGATATAATCGGGGGTCCTGATGGGTATGACATTGAGGTTGAGATCACAGGCGCTGGATCGATTGAAGGTGCAGAAGAGGGGCAGGTCACCTTTGCGGTGGATGCAAGACACCTGCAGGCCGCTTTGAAGGGCAGGGCCGCCTGCGTAATCACCTCGCCGGCGGCTCTGGCATCCCTGCCGTCTGGCCCATCGCATGTTCCCGGGTCCAAACTACTTATCCTTGTGAAGAACCCGCGCCTCGCCTTCGCCAGGGCGCTCGAGGTATTTGCGCCGGAGTGCGAGCCCCCCGCGGGTATTCACCCAACCAGCGTTATCGGCGAGGGCGTTACCATCGGCGCCGGCGTATCTATCGGGCCGTTTGTAGTTGTGGAACAGGGCGCCAGGATCGGAGACCGGGTCGTCCTGTATCCAGGGGTCTACATCGGCCACGAAACCGAAATCGGGGACGGCACGCGCATCTATGCGAATGCAGTTATACGGGAGCGGGTCAGAATCGGTAGAAATGTGCTGATCCACTCGGGGGCCGTTATAGGGGGCGATGGCTTCGGCTTTGTCCAGGACGATGAGGGTGTGCACCATAAGATACCTCAGATCGGAACCGTGATAATTGAAGATGAAGTCGAGATCGGGGCCAACGCGTGCGTGGATCGAGCGATGATGGATGCCACAATAGTAAAGCGGGGGACCAAGATAGATAACCTGGTCCAGATCGCCCACAATTGCCAGATCGGCCGGAATGTGATAATAGCCGGCCAGGCGGGTATAGCCGGGAGCGCGGTGATCGAGGACGGGGCAGTGCTCGGGGGCCAGGTTGGCGTCGTCGATCACGTAAGGATCGGCCGGGGGGCGCTCATCGGCGGCATGTCGGGGGTTACCGGAAGCATCCCGCCCGGGCGCTTTTACTCGGGCAACCCGGCGCGCCCGCACGAGGAGGACCTCTCGATCGAGGTCGCGAGGCGGAAGCTCCCCGAGCTCGTGAAGACCGTAAAGGACCTGGAGGCGAGGGTGGCAGAACTCGAGAAGTTGCTCAATTTGACCCGGACCCATTAA